TAGGGACAAACCCAGAGAGGGGAACCATGAGAGCGCATGTCACCAAGAAAACCCTGAGTGAAGGCCTCGGCCTTCTGGAACGTGTCATCCCCAGCCGCAGCAGCAATCCCCTCTTGACCGCCCTGAAGGTGGAGCCCTCGGAAGCCGGGCTGACCCTCAGCGGGACCAACCTCGAAATCGACCTGTCGTGCTTCGTTCCGGCGGAAGTGCAGGACCCCCAGAGCTTCGTGGTGCCCGCCCACCTGTTCGCGCAGATCGTGCGGAATCTGGGAGGGGAACTGGTCGAACTCGAAATCACCGGGAACGAACTCTCGGTGCGGTCGGGCGGCAGCGATTTCAAGCTCCAGACCGGGGACCTGGAAGCGTACCCGCCGCTCTCCTTCCCCGCGCACGCCGACGTGAGCCTCGACGCCGCCGAACTGGCCCGTGCCTTCAGCAGCGTGCGCTATGCGGCCAGCAACGAGGCTTTTCAGGCAGTCTTTCGCGGCATCAAGCTGGAACACCGGCCCGACTCGGCCCGCGTGGTCGCCTCGGACGGCTACCGGGTCGCCATCCGCGACTTTCCGGCCAGCGGCGACGGCAGGAACCTGATCGTCCCGGCCCGCAGCGCCGACGAACTGATCCGCGTGCTGAGGGACGGCGAGGCCCGCTTCACCTATGGCGAGGGCCTGCTCAGCGTGACGACCGACCGCGTCCGCATGAACCTCAAGCTGCTCGACGGCGAGTTTCCGGACTACGAGCGCGTGATCCCCAAGGACATCAAGCTCCAGGTCACGCTGCCAGCCACCGCGCTGAAGGAAGCGGTGGGCCGCGTGGCCGTGCTGGCCGACAAGAACGCGAACAACCGGGTCGAGTTCCTCGTCAGCGAGGGCAAGCTGCGCCTGGCCGCCGAGGGCGATTACGGGCGCGCGCAGGACACGCTGGACGTGACGCAGGGTGGCCCCGAACCGGCGATGAGCCTGGCCTTCAACGCGCGGCACGTGCTGGATGCCCTGGGTCCCATCGAGGGCGACGCCGAGTTGCTCTTCTCCGGCTCCACCAGCCCCGCCATCTTCCGCGCGAGCGGGGGGGGCGGGTACATGGCCGTGATGGTCACGCTGCGCGTTTAAGGGGCCAATCCGGCGCCGCACGGGCCATCCTCGCGCCTGGCTTAGACCGGATGCATCGACATCTGACCTGGGCCGCTTATAGTGTCCGGGCTACACCTACTGCCGTGGGTTTGAATTCTGGGAGGCAAAGCATGAACATCGAGAAAGTCATCGCCCGTGAAGTGCTGGACTCGCGTGGGAATCCGACCGTGGAGGCCGAGGTGTTCCTCGACAGCGGCTTCTCCGGCCGCGCCATCGTGCCCAGCGGCGCCAGCACCGGCAGCCACGAGGCGCTGGAACTGCGTGACGGCGGCGAGCGGTACGGCGGCAAGGGTGTCTTGAAGGCCGTTCAGAACGTGAACGAGGTCCTGGGTCCCGCCGTGGTGGGCCTGGACGCTTCCGACCAGGGGGCAGTGGACGCCGCGATGCTCGAAGTCGACGGCACGCCCAACAAGGGCCGCCTGGGCGGGAACGCCATCCTGGCGGTCAGCCTCGCCACCGCGCGCGCGGCCGCCAACGAACTCGGCGTGCCGCTCTACCGCTACCTGGGCGGGAGCAACGCCAAGACGCTGCCGGTGCCGATGATGAACGTGATCAACGGCGGCGCCCACGCCGACAACAACGTGGACTTTCAGGAGTTCATGGTGATGCCGGTCGGTGCCCCCACCTTCCGCGAGGCGCTGCGCTACGGCGCGGAGACCTTCCACGCCCTGAAAAAAGTCCTCTCGGGGCGCGGCTACAACACCAACGTGGGCGACGAGGGCGGCTTCGCGCCGGACCTCAAGAGCAACGAGGAGGCGCTGGAAGTCCTGCTCGAAGCGATCCAGAAGGCCGGGTACGAGCCGGGCCGGGACATCGCCATCGCGCTGGACCCCGCCGTGACCGAGCTTTACAAAGGCGGCCAGTACCACCTGGAGAGCGAGGGGCGGACCCTCTCGACCGCCGAGATGGTGGACTTCTGGGCTGACTGGACCAGCCGTTATCCCATCGTGAGCATCGAGGACGGCCTCGCTGAGGACGACTGGGACGGCTGGCAGCTCCTCACGCAGCGCCTGGGCGACCGCGTGCAGCTCGTGGGCGACGACCTGTTCGTGACCAACCCCGAGCGCCTGGCGCGCGGCATCGAGACGGGCGTGGGGAACGCGATCCTGGTGAAGGTGAACCAGATCGGCACCCTGACCGAATCGATGGACGCCATCGAACTCGCCAAGCGCAGCCGCTACGGCACCGTCATCAGCCACCGCTCCGGCGAGTCGGAAGACGCCTTCATCGCGGACCTCGCCGTCGCCACCAACGCCGGACAGATCAAGACCGGCAGCGCCAGCCGCTCCGACCGCATCGCCAAGTACAACCAACTCCTGCGGATCGAGGACCAGCTCGGTGACCGGGCGGTGTACCCGGGCCGCAAGGTGCTGAGGTAGGAAGCGATCAGCCGTCAGCCATCAGCAAAACCTGAAAGCTGACGGCTGACCCCTGCAAGCTTCTTTGGAAGGGATTCCAACACATGAAACACTTTGACCGAGCAACCAAGATCGTCGCCACCATCGGCCCGGCGAGCCGCGACCCCCAGACGCTGGGGCGGATGATCGACGCGGGGCTGAACGTGGTCCGGATGAATTTCAGCCACGGGGAACCCGAGGACCACCGCCAGACGGTGCAGATGGTGCGGGAACTGGCGGCGCGCAAGGGCGTGACCATCGGCATCCTGCAAGACCTCCAGGGGCCGAAAATCCGGGTGGGCCGCTTTCAGGAAGGCTCGACCACGCTGGAGGCCGGGCAGAAGTTCACCATCACGATGGACGACGTGGAGGGGGACAACTCGCGCGTCAGCAGCACCTACAAGGGCCTCGCGCTGGACGTGCATCCCGGCATGATCCTGCTGCTCGACGACGGCAACCTGGCCCTCAAGGTCGATCAGGTGCGCGGCCAGGACATCCTGACCACCGTGGGGATCGGCGGCGTGCTGAAGAACAACAAGGGTATCAACGTGCCCCAGGCCGACCTCGCCGTGCCCGCCCTGTCCGAGAAGGACGTGCAGGACATGGAATTCGGCGCGCAACTGGGCGTGGACTGGGTGGCCCTGTCGTTCGTGCGCTCGCGGGACGACCTGCTGCTGGCCCGGCACTACCTGGCCCGCTTCGGCAGCCGCGCCAAGCTGATGGCCAAGATCGAGAAGCCGCAGGCGGTGGACCGCTTCGAGGACATCCTCCGGGAAGTGGACGGCGTCATGGTGGCGCGCGGTGATCTGGGCGTGGAGATGCGGCCCGAGCAGGTGCCGACCATCCAGAAGCGCCTGATCCGCCTGTGCCGCGAGGCCGGGAAGCCGGTGATCACCGCCACGCAGATGCTGGAGAGCATGATCAACCTGCCCCGCCCCACCCGCGCCGAGGCGTCCGACGTGGCCAACGCGATCTACGACGGCACCGACGCCGTGATGCTCAGCGCCGAGTCGGCCGCCGGGCACTACCCGGTCGAGGCGGTCGCGATGATGGACCGCATCGCGCGGGAGGCCGAGGCCAGTGAACACTACGTGTTGATGCAGCGGCAACTGGTCGTGGAAACCGAACTGGCGCAGGACGCCATCGCCTTCGCGGCCTGCTCCATCGGGGAGAAGCTGGAGGCCTCCGCCATCGTGACCTTTACCAGCACCGGTGGCGCGGCGGCCCGCGTGGCGAAGTACCGCCCGCCCCTCGCCATCCTGGCCCTGACGCCCAACGAGCAGACCCGCAACCAGATGGCCCTGCTGTGGGGCGTCGTGCCGATGCTCAGCGAGGACCCGCGCGACACCGACGACATGGTCCGCATCGCCAACGACGATCTGAAAAAGAGCGGCCTCGCGGATGTGGGCGACCGGTACGTGATCACCGCTGGCGTCCCCTTCGGTGTGCGCGGCACCACCAACATGCTGCGTGTCGAACGGCTCCGTGAGGAAGACCTGAGCGACCGGGTTTAATTCTTCACCGGACCTTTAAAAGAAACGGCCCCTCGCCTTCATGTGAGTGGCCTTCCTCGTTTTTATCCACAGGGAGCGGATTTTTCCACACCCGGAATGTGGATAACTTCGGGCGGCGACGAGATGGAATGACGTTCAGCACGTTATCCACAGAGGTCAGGGTTATCCACAGTCGCCTGTGTAAAACTTCTCCACTTGTTGAGCGGACAGCGGGCGACAGCAGCCCCGGGAAGGCCCCGCCCACGGACCGGATGGGTCAGGACCCCAGGACCAGCCTCGCGAAGCGGTCCTTGCCCTTCTGGAGGACCGCGCCGCCCTCTCCGGTGAAGTCTTCCTGACGGAGCAGGCCCTGCGGCTCGGTGTACGTCTCGCCGTTCAGCTTCAGGCCCCGGTTCTGGATCAGCTTGCGGGCCGCGCCGTTGCTGGGTTCGAGGCCCGCCAGCACCACCAGCCGCGCCATGCTGACGCCGTTCTCGCCCAGTTCCTCCCTCGGCACCGTCACGGTGGGGAGGTTTTCGGGAATGCCGCCCTTCGCCACGGCCCTGAAGCGTTCCTCGGCGGCGTCCAGGTCCGCTTCGGGGTGCAGCCAGGCGACCACCTGGCGGGCGAGTTCGCGGTGCGCGGCGACCGGGTGCCCGGCCAGCAGTTCCTGAATGCGTTCCTGCGGCAGGTCGGTCAGCAGGGTGAAGTAGTTTTCGAGCAGCGGGTCGGGCACCTTCATCAGCCTGGCGAACATCAGCTCCGGCGCGTCGGTCAGGCCGATGTAGTTGTCCAGGCTCTTGGACATCTTCTCGGTGCCGTCCAGGCCGACCAGCAGCGGCAGCGTCATCACCACCTGCGGTTCCTGGCCGTAGTCGCGTTGCAGCGCCCGCCCGACCAGATTGTTGAAGAGCTGGTCGGTGCCGCCGAGTTCCACGTCGGCGTGGAGCGCCACGCTGTCGTAGCCCTGCGTGAGCGGGTAGAGCAGCTCGTGGAGGCTGATGGGCGTCCCGGCGCCCAGCCGCTTGGTGAAGTCGTCGCGTTCCAGGATGCGGGCCACCGTGTACCGGCTGGCGAGGCGGATCACGTCCGCGTAGCCCAGCGGCTCCAGCCACTCGCCGTTGAAGCGCAGTTCCAGCACCTCTGGCTCGTCGCGCAGGATCAGCTTGCACTGCTCCAGGTAGCTCTGGGCGTTGGCGCGCGTCTCCTCCAGCGTGAGGGGCGGGCGGGTCTTGGACTTGCCACTGGGGTCCCCGATCATCGCGGTGAAGTCACCGATCAGCATGATCACCTTGTGCCCGAGGTCCTGAAACTGCCGCATCTTGCGCAGAATGACCGCGTGGCCGAGGTGCAGGTCCGGGCGGGTGGGGTCGGCGCCGAGCTTGACGCGCAGCGGCTGGCCCTCCTCCAGCTTGCGGCGCAGGTCGTCCTCGGTCACGAGGTCCACCACACCGCGCTTGAGAATCTCGATCTGTTGGTCGACGGGCAGGTTCGGGCGGATATCGGTTGCGGTCATGGACTCTCCAAAAGGCGGCGGCGCACTCGCTCTCGCCGGGTGCGCCGCTTCGGGGTTGGATTTCAGGCTGTGACTGACCCGCCCACCTCAGCGGCGGGGTCGATACGCACGTCGGGTCAGACGCCTCATGGGGGCAGTGTAGCAAGACCGGCGCCTTCCCGTACTCTGCTCCCCGTGAAGACCATTCAGGAATTGCGGGCCACCTTTCCCCGCGCGGGCCGTCTGGAGTGGATCGGGCTGCGTGAGGCCCGCCGCGCCCCCGTCCTCAGCGTGCCGGAGGCGGAGGTGCATCCATTGGTCGGATTGATCGGGGACCACGGCAAGACCGCCCCTCCCCGGCTGCGCGCCCTGACCGGCGAACCGGGTGAGGTGCCTACGCCCAGTGAGGCCACGCCCGTTCCCGGCGGACCCGGACGGCGTCAAGTCACGCTGCTCCAGGCTGAGCATCTGCCGGTGATCGCGGCGCTGGCCGGGCTGGAGGAGGTCCGGCCCGAGCACCTGCGCCGGAACCTGCTGATCGGCGGCCTTTCGCTGCTGGCGCTCAAGGACGCCCGCTTCCGGGTGGGCGAGGTGGTGCTGGAGGGGACCGGGGAATGCCACCCCTGCTCGCGGATGGAGGAGACGCTGGGCGAGGGCGGCTACAACGCGGTGCGCGGGCACGGCGGGCTGACGGCGCGGGTGATCTCGGGGGGCGTCATTCGCGTGGGCGACCCGGTCGAGTTTCTGGAGCCCGGGACGGCGGGCTGACCGTATGCTGGGCGCGTGAGCCGTTCCCGTCCGCCCGCCACTCCTGCCGCCTCCCGCACGGTGGCGCGGGCCTTCGGCTTCACGCGGCTGATCGTGGAACTGGGTGTGCTGAGTTCCTTCGCCTTCAGCCTGGCGCTGTTCATCGCGGCCATCTTTCAGGCGTATTACACCATCGGGGACGCCTTCCGCCATCTGGGGGAGGCGAACACCACCAAGCACCTGCTGGTCGCCGCCGTCGAGCAGGCCGACACGCTGCTGGTGGGGATGGCGCTCCTGATCATCAGCCTGGGCCTCCAGGCCCTCTTTATCGGGCAACTCCGCAACGTGCCCGCCTGGCTGCACGTCCGCACCTTCGACGACCTCAAGCAGAAGCTGATCGGCGTGGTGATCACGGCGCTGGCGGTCAACTTCTTCGCGGTGGCGCTGGAATGGACAGGTGGCACCGAGATTCTGACCTACGGGGCCGCCGTCGCCGCCGTGATTCTGGCGGTGGGGGCCTACAGCGTGGTGCTGCGCGGCCAGGCCCCGGCGCAGGTGGAGGAGGGGAGGCCGGATGAAGGCGCCCACCCTTGACGCCCGCCTGGAGGCCGTGCTGGAGCTGATCCGCGCCGACGTTCACGCGGATATCGGCTCCGATCACGCGAAGTTGCCCATCCGGCTGCTGCGCGAAGGCCGGGCGGAGCGTTGCGTGGTCGTGGAACTCAACCCCGGTCCGCTGGCCCTGGCCCGGCGAAACGCCGCCCGTGCCCGGCTGGCAGGCCGCCTGGAGGTGCGCGCTGGCGACGGCTTCGCGCCCCTCGTGCCGGGGGAAGTGGACAGCGCCAGCCTCACCGGCATGGGGGCGGGCACGGTGGCGGGCATCCTGCGCCGGGCCGGGGAACGGCTGCCGCCCGCGCTGGTTGTGCAGCCCAACGATTCGCCGCGGCCCCTGCGGGTCTGGGCACGTGAGCACGGCTACCACCTGACGGCGGAGCGGCTGATTCCCGGTTACTGGCCCTATCCGGTGCTGCGCCTGGAGCGCCGCGACGGTCCCGACCCGGCCTACGCGGGTCTGCCCTCCGCCGCCGCGCTCCGCTACGGCCCCCACCTGTTGCGCGAGGGCGACAACCTGCTGGACGAGCAGGTCCGGGCCGATGTCGCCCGGCTGACGCCGCTGGCGGCCCCCGGGCGCACGGCGCAGACGGAACTGGCGGCAGCCCTGGCCGCGCTCGCCGTGCTGGAAGGGCGGGGTGAGGGAGGCTGAATCAGCGGCTGGACGTAAAAGAGGGTAGGTGCCCATCTGCGGATGAGTTATGTTTCTAGCGTAAAAGGTGCTAAAATATACGCATGAAGACCGCTCCTATCACTCTGGAATTCGGCACGCAGCGCCTGCCCGCCAGCGCGGACGGCCTGCTGCACGCCGCGACCGCCCTGAATACTCTGGGGGTGCCCATGCCCGAAAACTGGGCCACCTTCGCTGACGAATACGACCTGCACAGCCCCGAACGGGACTTCGGCCTCGGGCTGGAAGCCACGCTCGATCCCGGCGAGTTTGCGCGGCTCGCCTTCACGCTCGACACGCCCGAGGCGCGGCGCTGGCGCAAGCGGGCGCAGACCCTGCTGGCCCGCGCCCTGACCGGCGACGTTCGCCTGGCCGCGCAGATCGCGGAGCGCAACGCCGACCCCGAAGCGCGGCGCTGGCTGGCCGCCCGCCTGGAAAGCACGGGTGCCCGCCGCGAACTGATGAGCACCGTCGCCCGGCACGGCGGTGAGGGGCCGGTCTACGGGCAACTGGGCAGCATCAGCAACCGCAGCGTGCTGGGCACCGACTCGGCCACCATCCGGCGCGAGCGGGGCGTCAAGCAGACCCGCGACGGCCTGCGGACCGACGAACTGCTGCGCCTCGCCTACCTCGACACCGCCACCGCCCGCGCCATCGCCGAACGGGGCGCGCAGGGCAACGCCGCGATCCTGAGGCTCCACGAGGAGGTCGCCCGGCGTGAGCGTTCGCTGTGGGACAGCCCGGCGCAGGCGGGGTGAGGGGGGCGGAGGGCCAACGGTCGGGGCTGGGGCGGAGGCTCCGGCCCTTTCGCTTTTTTCCCGCTGGTCCTCTGTCTCGTCCTCATCTGTCTCCCGCTAGAATGCCGCCCGTGCCCTTCACGCTGAACCGCTACGTGCTGCGCGAGGTGCTGCGCTGGTATGCGGCGGGCCTGGCCCTGTTTCTGATCCTGCAACTGACCGACACCCTCAGCACGACCGTCAGCTACCTGCTGCTGTACCACGCGACGCTGCCCGAGGCGCTGGCGGCGTTCGGGGCCATCGCGCCCAACGTGCTGAACCGCTCGCTGGTGCTGGCCGTGCCGTTCGCGGTGCTGCTGGCCTTCGGGCGCTTGCAGGGCGACAGCGAACTGAAGGCGATGTTCGCGGCGGGAGTGCGGCCGCTGGGCCTGGTGTGGCCGCTGGCGCTGCCGTTCCTGCTGGTGGGCGCGGTGGCCTTTGTGAATGCCGGGTATGTCGTGCCGGGCGGGCAGGAACGCTGGGACCGCGCCTGGTACACCATCTACGGCCAGACGCCGCCGCCGCCCAGCCAGGAGAACTACACCTTCGCGCCGCCGGGCGCGCTCTTCTACGCGGGGCGCGTCACCAACAACGCGGGCGGCCACGTCGCGCAGCTCGAAGGGGTGCTGGTGCAGCGCGGGCAGGAGACGGTCACGGCCAACAGTGGCACCTGGGACACCCGGGCGCACACCTGGACGCTGCCGAATGCCTGGATTACCCGCCCCGGCGAGGACCCCCGGCAACTGAAGACCCCGCTGGTCCTGTCCCAGGCCGACACCCTGGACCCGCCACAGTCCCCCGCCGAGCAGGTCAGCACGCCCGAACTGCGCACGCGGCTGGCGTCCGAACGCGGCACGCCCCAGGAGCGCCGCGACGACGCCTTTCAGCTCGCCCGGCGGTACGCCGATCCGGTCACGCCGGTGGTGTTCGCGCTGGCGGCCGGAATGCTGGGCCTGCTGCTGCGGAGCCGCGCGGCGGGCTTTGCGGCGACGGTGGTGTTTCTGGTGATGTTCTACGTGCTGTGGATCAGCGTGCCGCAGCTCGCGCGGGTGGGGGCGCTGGCGCCCACGCTGGCCGCCTGGCTGCCCAGCCTGGCCTTTTTGCTGCTGGCGACCGTGCTGGCCTGGAGGCTGCGGTGAGGTTCCCGCGATGAGGCGCTTCGAGCGTTACGTCCTGGCCGAGATTCTGCCGCCGCTGGTGGGGGCGCTGGCGGTCGTGATCGTGCTGCTGCTGCTGGCGCTGCTGGAGGGGGCCATCGCGCCGCTGCTGGCCAAGGGTGCGAACCCGCTGCTGGTCGCGCGGCTGGTGGCGCTGAACATTCCCGAAGCGGTGGCGCAGGCCCTCCCCATCGCGCTGATGTTCGCGGCGCTGCTGGGCCTCTCGCGCCTGGCCGCCGACTCGGAGATCAAGGCGGCGCTGGCGAGCGGCGTGCCCGCCTCGCGCCTGTTCCGGCCGGTGCTGCTGCTGGCGGCGGGCGTCGCCCTGGTGTCCTTCGGGCTGAGTGAGGTGCTCGTCACGCGCGCCAAGGTGCAGGCCCAGGCCGTGCAGCGTGAGATCGTGCTGGACAATCCCCGCGTGATCGGGCTGGGGGCGCGGGACGGTCAGTCGGGCGGGCTGGTGCTGCGTGACGCGCTGAACCGCGCCATCAGCGTCGGGGAAGCGCTGCCGGGCGGCGAACTGCGTGATCTGCGGATCGTGACCATGCAGGCGGGCCTGCCCCCCCGCGAGGTGATCACGGCGCGGCGGGGTCGCCTGGAACCCGGCAGCAACGTGCTGGAGCTGGAGGACGGGCAGCGGGTCACCTTTCAGAATGCCCGGCCCGTCACGGTCCTGACCTTCCAGCGGGGCACGTTGCCGGTGCAGGACGTGCAGGCCAGCTTCGACGGCGGGGACGCCAGCCTCAAGCCGATCTACCTGCCCCTCCCCGACCTGATCGCGCGGACGAACACCTACCGCCAGCAGAACGTGCGCGCACCTGCCGATTTCACCGCGCTGCACCGCAAGTTTGCTGAACCGCTGGCCGCGCTGGCCCTGGCCTTTTTCGTGGTGAGCCTCGCCGTGTTTGCCTTCCGCAGCGGGCAGAACCTGGGGCTGGTGTGGGCCCTGCTGCTGTCTTTCGCGTACTACGCCACCTGGAGCGTCTTCCGGGTGATGGGCGAGAACGGCGCCGTGCCGCCCGCCCTGGCCGCCTACGCGCCGGACCTGATCGCGGTGCTGGCCGGAGTGGTGTTGCTGGGGTGGGCAAGTAGACGATGAACGTCCGCTGTTGAACGTCTCAAGTTCTGGTCAGAGGAGCGGGCCTATGCTCCGGCTACTATGTCTGCTTCAGCGCGGAATGGTCGGCTCAGCCCCGTTCGTTCGCCTTCCGGACAGCAGGTGGCCTGGCTGGCCGCCGGACTGACCGCTGCTGCCCTGGCGGCCCGGCAAGCCCGTCAGACGCCCCCCACATCCGAGCAGCTTCGCGCCGCCGCCCTGGACGTGCTGGAAGCGGCGCTGCCCCAGAAGCGCCCCTTCGACGTGCAGCTCTGGGACGGCACCGTCCTGCCCGCGACCGTGCAACCCGCGGCGGCGCGGCTGATCCTGAACAGCGAGCATTCCCTGGGCCGCATGCTGCGCCTGCCGCTGGACATCGCGCTGGGCGAGGCCTACCTGCGCGGCGACTTCGAGATCGAGGGGGACGTGAGCGCGGTGGCGGGCCTCACCGAGGCCTTTGACAAGCCGCTCAGTGCCGCACAGATCGCGCGGCTGCTGGGGGAGGTCCAGACCCTGCGCCGCCATGCCGGGCCCGCGCCCCACCCGGTCACCGCGCAACTGCATGGCGAGCCCCACACCCGCGAGCGCGACCAGCAGGCCGTCACCTACCACTACGACATCTCCAACGACTTCTACAAGCTGTGGCTGGACCACCGCATGGTGTATTCCTGCGGCTATTTCCCGACCGGGGCCGAGACGCTCGACCAGGCGCAGGAGGCCAAGCTGGAACACATCTGCCGCAAGCTGCGCCTGGAGCCGGGCGAGCGGCTGCTCGACATCGGCTGCGGCTGGGGCGGCCTGGCGATCTACGCTGCCGAGCATTACGGGGTCGAGGTGCTGGGCGTGACCCTCTCCGAAGCGCAACTGCGCGAGGGCCGCGCGCGGGTGGAGGCGGCGGGCCTGGGCGACCTCGTCCGCCTGGAACTGCGCGACTACCGCGACGTGCAGGGGCAGTTCGACAAGATCAGCAGCGTCGGCATGGCCGAACATGTGGGCCGC
The window above is part of the Deinococcus metallilatus genome. Proteins encoded here:
- the ddrC gene encoding DNA damage response protein DdrC, coding for MKTAPITLEFGTQRLPASADGLLHAATALNTLGVPMPENWATFADEYDLHSPERDFGLGLEATLDPGEFARLAFTLDTPEARRWRKRAQTLLARALTGDVRLAAQIAERNADPEARRWLAARLESTGARRELMSTVARHGGEGPVYGQLGSISNRSVLGTDSATIRRERGVKQTRDGLRTDELLRLAYLDTATARAIAERGAQGNAAILRLHEEVARRERSLWDSPAQAG
- the eno gene encoding phosphopyruvate hydratase, producing MNIEKVIAREVLDSRGNPTVEAEVFLDSGFSGRAIVPSGASTGSHEALELRDGGERYGGKGVLKAVQNVNEVLGPAVVGLDASDQGAVDAAMLEVDGTPNKGRLGGNAILAVSLATARAAANELGVPLYRYLGGSNAKTLPVPMMNVINGGAHADNNVDFQEFMVMPVGAPTFREALRYGAETFHALKKVLSGRGYNTNVGDEGGFAPDLKSNEEALEVLLEAIQKAGYEPGRDIAIALDPAVTELYKGGQYHLESEGRTLSTAEMVDFWADWTSRYPIVSIEDGLAEDDWDGWQLLTQRLGDRVQLVGDDLFVTNPERLARGIETGVGNAILVKVNQIGTLTESMDAIELAKRSRYGTVISHRSGESEDAFIADLAVATNAGQIKTGSASRSDRIAKYNQLLRIEDQLGDRAVYPGRKVLR
- a CDS encoding tRNA (adenine(22)-N(1))-methyltransferase TrmK, with translation MKAPTLDARLEAVLELIRADVHADIGSDHAKLPIRLLREGRAERCVVVELNPGPLALARRNAARARLAGRLEVRAGDGFAPLVPGEVDSASLTGMGAGTVAGILRRAGERLPPALVVQPNDSPRPLRVWAREHGYHLTAERLIPGYWPYPVLRLERRDGPDPAYAGLPSAAALRYGPHLLREGDNLLDEQVRADVARLTPLAAPGRTAQTELAAALAALAVLEGRGEGG
- the tyrS gene encoding tyrosine--tRNA ligase yields the protein MTATDIRPNLPVDQQIEILKRGVVDLVTEDDLRRKLEEGQPLRVKLGADPTRPDLHLGHAVILRKMRQFQDLGHKVIMLIGDFTAMIGDPSGKSKTRPPLTLEETRANAQSYLEQCKLILRDEPEVLELRFNGEWLEPLGYADVIRLASRYTVARILERDDFTKRLGAGTPISLHELLYPLTQGYDSVALHADVELGGTDQLFNNLVGRALQRDYGQEPQVVMTLPLLVGLDGTEKMSKSLDNYIGLTDAPELMFARLMKVPDPLLENYFTLLTDLPQERIQELLAGHPVAAHRELARQVVAWLHPEADLDAAEERFRAVAKGGIPENLPTVTVPREELGENGVSMARLVVLAGLEPSNGAARKLIQNRGLKLNGETYTEPQGLLRQEDFTGEGGAVLQKGKDRFARLVLGS
- the pyk gene encoding pyruvate kinase, translated to MKHFDRATKIVATIGPASRDPQTLGRMIDAGLNVVRMNFSHGEPEDHRQTVQMVRELAARKGVTIGILQDLQGPKIRVGRFQEGSTTLEAGQKFTITMDDVEGDNSRVSSTYKGLALDVHPGMILLLDDGNLALKVDQVRGQDILTTVGIGGVLKNNKGINVPQADLAVPALSEKDVQDMEFGAQLGVDWVALSFVRSRDDLLLARHYLARFGSRAKLMAKIEKPQAVDRFEDILREVDGVMVARGDLGVEMRPEQVPTIQKRLIRLCREAGKPVITATQMLESMINLPRPTRAEASDVANAIYDGTDAVMLSAESAAGHYPVEAVAMMDRIAREAEASEHYVLMQRQLVVETELAQDAIAFAACSIGEKLEASAIVTFTSTGGAAARVAKYRPPLAILALTPNEQTRNQMALLWGVVPMLSEDPRDTDDMVRIANDDLKKSGLADVGDRYVITAGVPFGVRGTTNMLRVERLREEDLSDRV
- the dnaN gene encoding DNA polymerase III subunit beta, coding for MRAHVTKKTLSEGLGLLERVIPSRSSNPLLTALKVEPSEAGLTLSGTNLEIDLSCFVPAEVQDPQSFVVPAHLFAQIVRNLGGELVELEITGNELSVRSGGSDFKLQTGDLEAYPPLSFPAHADVSLDAAELARAFSSVRYAASNEAFQAVFRGIKLEHRPDSARVVASDGYRVAIRDFPASGDGRNLIVPARSADELIRVLRDGEARFTYGEGLLSVTTDRVRMNLKLLDGEFPDYERVIPKDIKLQVTLPATALKEAVGRVAVLADKNANNRVEFLVSEGKLRLAAEGDYGRAQDTLDVTQGGPEPAMSLAFNARHVLDALGPIEGDAELLFSGSTSPAIFRASGGGGYMAVMVTLRV
- a CDS encoding YqhA family protein, whose translation is MSRSRPPATPAASRTVARAFGFTRLIVELGVLSSFAFSLALFIAAIFQAYYTIGDAFRHLGEANTTKHLLVAAVEQADTLLVGMALLIISLGLQALFIGQLRNVPAWLHVRTFDDLKQKLIGVVITALAVNFFAVALEWTGGTEILTYGAAVAAVILAVGAYSVVLRGQAPAQVEEGRPDEGAHP
- a CDS encoding MOSC domain-containing protein, encoding MKTIQELRATFPRAGRLEWIGLREARRAPVLSVPEAEVHPLVGLIGDHGKTAPPRLRALTGEPGEVPTPSEATPVPGGPGRRQVTLLQAEHLPVIAALAGLEEVRPEHLRRNLLIGGLSLLALKDARFRVGEVVLEGTGECHPCSRMEETLGEGGYNAVRGHGGLTARVISGGVIRVGDPVEFLEPGTAG
- a CDS encoding LptF/LptG family permease encodes the protein MPPVPFTLNRYVLREVLRWYAAGLALFLILQLTDTLSTTVSYLLLYHATLPEALAAFGAIAPNVLNRSLVLAVPFAVLLAFGRLQGDSELKAMFAAGVRPLGLVWPLALPFLLVGAVAFVNAGYVVPGGQERWDRAWYTIYGQTPPPPSQENYTFAPPGALFYAGRVTNNAGGHVAQLEGVLVQRGQETVTANSGTWDTRAHTWTLPNAWITRPGEDPRQLKTPLVLSQADTLDPPQSPAEQVSTPELRTRLASERGTPQERRDDAFQLARRYADPVTPVVFALAAGMLGLLLRSRAAGFAATVVFLVMFYVLWISVPQLARVGALAPTLAAWLPSLAFLLLATVLAWRLR
- a CDS encoding LptF/LptG family permease, which gives rise to MRRFERYVLAEILPPLVGALAVVIVLLLLALLEGAIAPLLAKGANPLLVARLVALNIPEAVAQALPIALMFAALLGLSRLAADSEIKAALASGVPASRLFRPVLLLAAGVALVSFGLSEVLVTRAKVQAQAVQREIVLDNPRVIGLGARDGQSGGLVLRDALNRAISVGEALPGGELRDLRIVTMQAGLPPREVITARRGRLEPGSNVLELEDGQRVTFQNARPVTVLTFQRGTLPVQDVQASFDGGDASLKPIYLPLPDLIARTNTYRQQNVRAPADFTALHRKFAEPLAALALAFFVVSLAVFAFRSGQNLGLVWALLLSFAYYATWSVFRVMGENGAVPPALAAYAPDLIAVLAGVVLLGWASRR
- a CDS encoding SAM-dependent methyltransferase, translating into MSASARNGRLSPVRSPSGQQVAWLAAGLTAAALAARQARQTPPTSEQLRAAALDVLEAALPQKRPFDVQLWDGTVLPATVQPAAARLILNSEHSLGRMLRLPLDIALGEAYLRGDFEIEGDVSAVAGLTEAFDKPLSAAQIARLLGEVQTLRRHAGPAPHPVTAQLHGEPHTRERDQQAVTYHYDISNDFYKLWLDHRMVYSCGYFPTGAETLDQAQEAKLEHICRKLRLEPGERLLDIGCGWGGLAIYAAEHYGVEVLGVTLSEAQLREGRARVEAAGLGDLVRLELRDYRDVQGQFDKISSVGMAEHVGRRNMPEYFATAYRVLKPGGLMMNHAIAAGVQQSKLPKWVQVLASGNFNQKYVFPDGELLPLWETLQHAEQAQFEVRDVENLREHYARTLANWSRNLEAHRDEARALVGEQRFRLWRLYLAACVNYFRNGQLAIFQSLLAKPDEEGRAGVPLSRGDVYR